From a single Leishmania braziliensis MHOM/BR/75/M2904 complete genome, chromosome 28 genomic region:
- a CDS encoding putative ribose 5-phosphate isomerase encodes MSKRVALGCDHAAYDIHQEIMDMITTTGVVSKVIYMGPSSASSVDYPDYAAQVCEAILKGEADTGILVCGTGIGMSIAANKFSGIRAALCNDHVTAQLCRQHNNANVLCLGARTCGREILRDIIITFLTAEPSKEGRHGSRIAKITEIEREQMKKE; translated from the coding sequence ATGTCGAAGCGTGTTGCTCTGGGCTGCGACCATGCCGCCTACGACATTCATCAGGAGATCATGGACAtgatcaccaccaccggtgTCGTGTCAAAGGTGATATACATGggcccctcctccgcctcgtctGTCGACTACCCCGACTACGCCGCTCAGGTGTGTGAGGCCATCTTGAAAGGTGAGGCGGATACGGGCATTCTCGTCTGCGGCACCGGCATTGGCATGTCGATTGCGGCCAACAAGTTCAGTGGCATTCGCGCGGCGCTCTGCAACGACCATGTgacggcgcagctctgccgccAGCACAACAACGCCAATGTCTTGTGCCTCGGGGCGCGCACCTGTGGCAGGGAGATTCTTCGCGACATTATTATCACTTTCCTCACAGCAGAGCCATCTAAGGAGGGgcgccacggcagccgcaTCGCCAAGATCACAGAGATCGAGAGGGAGCAGATGAAGAAGGAATAG